From Erigeron canadensis isolate Cc75 chromosome 8, C_canadensis_v1, whole genome shotgun sequence, one genomic window encodes:
- the LOC122610868 gene encoding F-box/kelch-repeat protein SKIP11-like gives MPEGVSNSLEEADSQGSKNSSHMKDDNIGMETLASELQKMPLLLEDDGTSDDHALELNLAYGDHDQLPSREIINKKISDDDLGLLPGSHDSDASNSLPSAIGRENSIKQDLIGRRPRNYHASNIVGDHHLNPSSGESEHEYWVYFACHLLKWEAFNPDTKTWMSHLPVIQADKCFELSDKESMGVGTQLLVLGKDVLGQIIYKYNVFTNSWSEARLMNKPRCLFGSASLGKTAIFAGGVDGNGKITDAVEIYDSETGAWETLPSLLKPRKMSSGVYMDGKFYVIGGSGGNDMKPYDCGEEYDLATKKWRAIPNMSPGGGGGSSAPPLLAVVDNELYAADCAAMEVKKYDKKRNLWWSIGSLPERASNIDGWGIAFRGCGKRVVIVGGPRTHTDTHVDIYSWVPSEGPPEWTIVGRKKSDSFVYNCAIMCYCSN, from the coding sequence AAAGATGCCATTATTATTGGAAGATGATGGTACTAGTGATGATCATGCCCTAGAACTGAATTTAGCATATGGTGATCATGATCAGTTACCATCTAGAGAAATCATCAACAAGAAAATTAGCGACGATGATCTTGGCCTTTTACCGGGATCACATGATTCGGATGCAAGTAATTCTTTACCTAGTGCTATAGGTAGAGAAAACTCGATCAAGCAAGATCTTATCGGCCGCCGCCCTAGGAATTATCATGCCTCTAATATTGTTGGTGATCATCATCTAAACCCTAGCAGTGGTGAAAGTGAACATGAGTATTGGGTTTATTTTGCTTGCCATTTGTTGAAGTGGGAAGCTTTTAACCCGGACACAAAAACTTGGATGTCTCATCTACCCGTAATACAAGCGGACAAATGCTTTGAGCTTTCGGATAAAGAGTCAATGGGAGTTGGGACTCAGCTACTCGTTCTAGGAAAAGACGTTTTAGGTCAGATCATCTACAAATATAACGTGTTCACGAATTCATGGTCAGAAGCGCGGCTTATGAACAAGCCTAGATGCTTGTTCGGGTCTGCTAGTCTCGGCAAGACTGCTATATTTGCAGGTGGGGTGGATGGAAATGGGAAGATCACAGATGCAGTTGAGATCTACGATAGCGAGACAGGGGCCTGGGAGACGCTTCCCAGCCTGCTTAAACCCCGGAAAATGAGTTCCGGGGTTTATATGGATGGAAAGTTCTATGTTATTGGAGGGAGTGGTGGAAATGATATGAAACCGTATGATTGTGGAGAAGAGTATGACTTGGCAACTAAAAAATGGAGAGCTATTCCTAACATGTCACCCGGTGGTGGTGGGGGTTCATCGGCTCCACCTCTGCTCGCGGTGGTTGATAATGAGTTGTATGCAGCTGATTGTGCGGCAATGGAAGTAAAGAAGTATGATAAGAAGAGGAATTTGTGGTGGAGTATCGGAAGCTTGCCTGAAAGGGCAAGCAATATAGATGGGTGGGGGATTGCGTTTCGAGGATGTGGTAAGCGTGTGGTCATTGTTGGTGGTCCGAGGACACATACCGACACTCATGTCGATATATATTCATGGGTCCCTAGCGAGGGACCGCCAGAATGGACCATAGTTGGTCGAAAGAAGTCTGATAGCTTTGTCTACAACTGCGCCATAATGTGTTATTGCTCGAACTGA